Proteins encoded within one genomic window of Oryza glaberrima chromosome 12, OglaRS2, whole genome shotgun sequence:
- the LOC127757221 gene encoding putative F-box protein At4g22180: MDTPADWSELPADVLGLVLLELEFPDLFRSAAVCKLWRATARDIRRLGLYSRAQTPCLLYTTAAAGPRAAVLYSLADKTTSYTVPLPDPPIAERHVVGSSHGWLVTADHRSELHLLNPATGEQLDLPPVATIEHVRPLYDDAGNLNNYKLVYYDGGGNSHRSNDDDMHTVTHPPETFREFLYLKAVVSSDPSRGDDYTVMLIHHPYLQLSFARSGDKKWTWIKMGNNECEWFEDCIYHDGVFYAQTVHGAIHAIDVVSASSSFTHRLILKPTMGELGTLYIVRTTEGDILQVLRVTEEDEGSEHKDVRTTEIGVYKVDYKKQDLDDVDDIGNNALFIGTSYSMCLPVKDYPHLMPNHIYFDDDYGYLVHRKHLRRDVGVYDYTNDTAIDVEYPQPWLNWPLAPVWITPSFTKTAKYS, translated from the coding sequence ATGGACACTCCGGCGGACTGGTCGGAGCTTCCGGCCGACGTGCtcggcctcgtcctcctcgagctcgagTTCCCCGACCTgttccgctccgccgccgtctgcaAGCTCTGGCGCGCCACCGCCCGCGACATACGCCGCCTCGGCCTCTACTCCCGCGCGCAGACGCCCTGCCTCCTctacaccaccgccgccgccggcccgcgcgccgccgtgctctACAGCCTCGCCGACAAGACGACGTCCTACACGGTCCCCCTCCCGGACCCGCCCATCGCGGAGCGCCACGTCGTCGGGTCATCCCACGGCTGGCTCGTCACCGCCGACCACCGCTCCGAGCTCCACCTCCTCAACCCGGCCACCGGCGAGCAGCTCGACCTCCCACCCGTCGCCACCATCGAACACGTAAGGCCACTCTACGACGACGCCGGGAACCTCAACAACTACAAGCTGGTCTactacgacggcggcggcaacagtcACCGGAGCAACGACGATGACATGCACACGGTGACGCACCCGCCGGAGACGTTCAGGGAGTTCTTGTATCTCAAAGCCGTCGTCTCCTCCGACCCATCGCGCGGCGACGACTACACGGTGATGCTCATCCATCACCCATATCTTCAGCTCTCCTTCGCGAGATCCGGCGACAAGAAGTGGACATGGATCAAGATGGGGAACAATGAGTGTGAGTGGTTCGAAGATTGCATCTACCACGACGGCGTGTTCTACGCCCAGACCGTTCACGGCGCCATCCACGCCATTGATGTCGTCAGTGCTTCTTCCTCCTTCACCCATAGGCTGATTCTCAAGCCGACCATGGGTGAATTGGGCACCCTCTACATTGTACGTACCACGGAAGGTGACATCCTGCAGGTCTTGCGAGTCACGGAAGAAGATGAAGGTAGCGAGCATAAGGACGTACGAACAACTGAAATCGGGGTGTACAAGGTTGACTACAAGAAGCAAGATCTTGATGACGTCGATGACATTGGTAACAATGCATTGTTTATTGGGACTAGTTACTCGATGTGCTTGCCAGTGAAGGATTATCCACACTTGATGCCAAATCACATATATTTCGACGATGACTACGGGTACTTGGTTCACCGTAAACATCTTCGTCGGGACGTTGGAGTTTATGATTATACGAATGACACTGCGATCGATGTGGAGTATCCTCAGCCGTGGCTGAATTGGCCACTAGCTCCAGTTTGGATTACTCCAAGTTTTACTAAAACTGCAAAATATAGTTGA
- the LOC127757222 gene encoding uncharacterized protein LOC127757222 has translation MVPRILIVLLVVLLGLAFQAILRPPPQKLCGSPGGPPVTSPRIKLRDGRYLAYREDGVQKDKAKFKIISVHAFDSTKDFPLQVSKELVDELGIYIVGFDRAGYGESDPNPKRDVKSEALDIEELADQLELGHKFYVLGVSMGGYSIWGCLQYIPNRLAGAAMVVPIINYWWPSFPAELSRQAFKRLIVPEQRTLWITHNMPSLLYLWMTQKWLPSSAAAMRHPEIFSKHDLEVLQKMMAMPLIENKSRQQGIYESTHRDLLVAFGKWEFDPMNITNPFPQNEGSVHIWQGYEDRLVLVELQRYIAQRLPWIQYHEFPEGGHMFMLVDGWTDKIIRALLVGEQL, from the exons ATGGTTCCAAGGATACTCATCGTTCTCCTGGTTGTGCTGCTTGGATTGGCATTCCAGGCAATTCTCCGGCCACCACCTCAAAAATTGTGTGGCTCACCCGGTGGACCTCCTGTGACATCTCCAAGAATCAAGCTCAGAGATGGAAGATATCTTGCTTACAGAGAAGATGGAGTTCAGAAAGACAAGGCCAAGTTCAAGATCATCAGTGTCCATGCGTTTGATTCCACCAAGGACTTCCCCTTGCAGGTTTCTAAG GAACTGGTGGATGAACTGGGAATCTACATTGTTGGTTTCGACAGAGCAGGGTATGGGGAAAGTGATCCGAATCCTAAGAGGGATGTGAAGAGTGAGGCTTTGGATATTGAGGAGCTTGCTGACCAGCTCGAGCTTGGACACAAGTTCTATGTGTTGGGAGTGTCCATGGGAGGATACTCAATTTGGGGATGCCTTCAGTACATACCAAACAG GCTTGCAGGAGCTGCCATGGTTGTGCCAATTATCAACTACTGGTGGCCTTCATTCCCTGCTGAGCTATCCAGGCAAGCCTTCAAGAGGCTCATCGTGCCAGAGCAGAGGACACTCTGGATTACACACAACATGCCATCTTTGCTCTACCTGTGGATGACACAAAAGTGGCTCCCTTCTTCTGCGGCAGCCATGCGCCACCCTGAAATATTCAGCAAGCATGATTTGGAGGTTCTTCAGAAGATGATGGCAATGCCTCTCATTGAG AATAAATCTAGGCAGCAAGGCATTTATGAATCAACACATCGTGATTTGCTTGTTGCTTTTGGAAAGTGGGAGTTTGATCCAATGAATATTACCAATCCATTTCCTCAAAATGAGGGTTCTGTACACATCTGGCAAGGTTATGAAGACAGGTTGGTGCTGGTTGAGCTGCAACGGTACATTGCCCAGAGGCTTCCTTGGATCCAGTATCATGAATTCCCTGAAGGAGGACACATGTTCATGCTGGTAGATGGATGGACTGACAAAATCATCAGAGCGCTCTTGGTTGGAGAACAGCTCTGA